TATCTAATAATAGCTCTAAAATTTGAACTGCATTTGTTGCTGCACCTTTTCTAATATTATCTGCAACAACCCATAAGTTTAATCCATTATCTACAGTTTCATCACGTCTTACTCTTCCAACAAAAACTTCATCTTTACCCTCACTCATTAATGGCATAGGATAAATATTATTCTTTATATCATCTACTAAAACAACACCATTTGCCTTAGATAATAAGTATTTTACTTTTTCAACATCAAATTCAGAATTTAATTCAACATTAATAGAAACTGAATGTGAATATCTAACAGGAACTCTTACACATGTTGCACTTACTTTTAGATCTGGTCTATGTAATATTTTTCTAGTTTCATTTACCATTTTCATTTCTTCTTTAGTATATCCATTTTCAAGAAAAGTATCTATGTGAGGTATAAGGTTAAATGCTATTTGTGAAGGAAAATTAGTTGAAGCTTCCCCTTTTAAATTCTTTTCTAGATCATCTAAACCTTTTATTCCAGCCCCTGATACTGATTGGTATGTAGAATATATTACTCTTTTAATTCCAAAATTATCTTCAAGTACTTTTAATACTGGTATTACCTGTATAGTAGAACAATTAGGATTAGCAATTATTCCTTTTACCATATTATCAGCATCTGAAATATTAGCCTCTGGTACTATCAATGGTACTTCATCATCCATACGCCATGCACTTGAATTATCTATTACTTTTGCTCCTTTTTCTGCAAATTTAGGTGCAAACTCTAATGAAGTTGAACCTCCTGCTGAAAATAGGGCAAAGTCTATATCATCTTTAATATTTTCTTCTTTAAGTTCAATGATTTCATATTCTTTACCTTTAAATTCTATTTTCATGCCAGCACTTCTACTTGAAGCATATAGATACATCTTATCAAAAGCTATATTCTTCTCTTCCATAACTTTTAAAATTGTTCTACCAACTAATCCAGTTGCTCCAACTATAGCTATATTTTTCATTATTTAACACTCCCTTTATATATCATTTCACTTATTCCATTCATAAATATAGTCCCATCTTTTATTTCTATTTCTAAACTTCCTCCTAAAAGATTAACCTTAACCTTATTTCCTGTCTTTCCTAACATGTTTGAAACATATCCTACTGCACTTGCACCTGTTCCACATGCTAAAGTTAGTCCAGCACCTCTTTCAAAAGTTATAACATCTACTTCTTCTCTATTTTTAACATAAACAAAATTCACATTAGTTCCTTTAGGAAAAACTTCTTTATTTTGTTCTATATTTTTACCATATTTAGTTACAAAATCTTCATTTAGTTCTTCTTTATCAACAAATATTACAACATGATCTGTCCCAGTAAAAGTATAGATATACTTAAATGTTCTATCAATTGCTTCTATAGTTTTAATTTCAGTTGTATTAATCGCAGCATTCATATCTACAGAAACTAAGAAATTATCTTTTTCTGTATTAATTATCCTTATTTTTTTAATACCTGATAATGTATCTATTAAAATCTCATCATCTTTTGATACTAAATTATGATTATATAAATAATGTGCATAACATCTAATTCCATTACCACACATAGCTGCTAAAGAACCATCGGCGTTATAGAAATGCATATAAAAGTTTTCATTTTTCTTTTTAAGAATAATTACCCCATCAGCACCTATAGATTTTCTTCTCTTGCAATATTTAACTATTTCTTCAACAGTTAAATCTTTTTCTGT
The genomic region above belongs to Streptobacillus moniliformis DSM 12112 and contains:
- the asd gene encoding aspartate-semialdehyde dehydrogenase, producing MKNIAIVGATGLVGRTILKVMEEKNIAFDKMYLYASSRSAGMKIEFKGKEYEIIELKEENIKDDIDFALFSAGGSTSLEFAPKFAEKGAKVIDNSSAWRMDDEVPLIVPEANISDADNMVKGIIANPNCSTIQVIPVLKVLEDNFGIKRVIYSTYQSVSGAGIKGLDDLEKNLKGEASTNFPSQIAFNLIPHIDTFLENGYTKEEMKMVNETRKILHRPDLKVSATCVRVPVRYSHSVSINVELNSEFDVEKVKYLLSKANGVVLVDDIKNNIYPMPLMSEGKDEVFVGRVRRDETVDNGLNLWVVADNIRKGAATNAVQILELLLDK
- the dapF gene encoding diaminopimelate epimerase, with translation MEFEKYSGLGNDFIITEKDLTVEEIVKYCKRRKSIGADGVIILKKKNENFYMHFYNADGSLAAMCGNGIRCYAHYLYNHNLVSKDDEILIDTLSGIKKIRIINTEKDNFLVSVDMNAAINTTEIKTIEAIDRTFKYIYTFTGTDHVVIFVDKEELNEDFVTKYGKNIEQNKEVFPKGTNVNFVYVKNREEVDVITFERGAGLTLACGTGASAVGYVSNMLGKTGNKVKVNLLGGSLEIEIKDGTIFMNGISEMIYKGSVK